One segment of Arcanobacterium haemolyticum DSM 20595 DNA contains the following:
- the rplA gene encoding 50S ribosomal protein L1, with amino-acid sequence MAKRSKNYRKAAELIQAGEIYTPAEAIELAQKTSVTKFPSTVEVMYRLGVDPRKADQMVRGTVNLPHGTGKTARVIVFAVGDKAQAAIEAGADEVGGDELIEKVAGGWTDFDAAVATPDLMGKVGRLGRVLGPRGLMPNPKTGTVTMDTAKAVNDIKGGRIEFRVDKHGNLAFIVGNTSFTKEQLLENFTAAHEEIMRLKPASSKGRYLLKATVSTTMGPGIRVDATKSTKEA; translated from the coding sequence ATGGCAAAGCGCTCAAAGAATTACCGTAAGGCTGCTGAGCTCATTCAGGCTGGCGAAATCTACACCCCAGCTGAAGCAATCGAGCTTGCACAGAAGACGTCCGTTACCAAGTTCCCATCCACCGTTGAGGTTATGTACCGCCTCGGTGTTGATCCGCGTAAGGCTGATCAGATGGTTCGTGGCACGGTTAACCTCCCACACGGCACTGGTAAGACGGCTCGCGTTATCGTCTTCGCCGTTGGTGACAAGGCTCAGGCAGCTATTGAAGCTGGCGCTGACGAAGTCGGCGGCGACGAGCTCATCGAAAAGGTCGCAGGTGGCTGGACCGACTTCGATGCAGCTGTTGCAACCCCAGATCTCATGGGCAAGGTTGGCCGTTTGGGCCGCGTCCTTGGCCCACGTGGTCTCATGCCAAACCCAAAGACTGGCACCGTGACCATGGATACCGCCAAGGCTGTTAATGACATCAAAGGTGGCCGTATCGAGTTCCGTGTGGACAAGCACGGCAACCTCGCTTTCATCGTTGGTAACACCTCCTTCACCAAGGAACAGCTCCTCGAGAACTTCACTGCTGCACACGAAGAGATCATGCGTCTCAAGCCAGCATCCTCGAAGGGTCGTTACCTCCTCAAGGCTACTGTTTCCACCACGATGGGCCCAGGCATCCGCGTTGATGCTACCAAGTCCACCAAGGAAGCCTGA
- the rplK gene encoding 50S ribosomal protein L11: MPPKKKVAGLIKLQIQAGMATPAPPIGPALGQHGVNIVEFTKAYNAATESMRGNIIPVEITVYEDRSFTFITKTPPAAELIKKAAGIKKGSGVPHTNKVAHLTADQLREIAKTKEPDLNANDIENAARIIAGTARSMGVTTDEI, encoded by the coding sequence ATGCCACCGAAGAAGAAGGTTGCCGGTCTGATCAAGCTCCAGATTCAAGCTGGAATGGCCACCCCGGCTCCGCCGATCGGCCCAGCACTGGGTCAGCACGGCGTTAACATCGTGGAATTCACCAAGGCATACAATGCTGCAACTGAATCCATGCGCGGAAACATCATCCCAGTTGAGATCACGGTTTACGAAGATCGTTCGTTCACCTTTATCACCAAGACCCCACCTGCTGCAGAACTCATCAAGAAGGCTGCTGGCATTAAGAAGGGTTCGGGTGTGCCGCACACCAACAAAGTCGCTCACCTCACTGCAGATCAGCTGCGCGAGATTGCAAAGACCAAGGAACCAGACCTGAACGCCAACGACATCGAGAACGCTGCTCGCATCATTGCAGGCACCGCTCGTTCGATGGGCGTAACCACCGACGAGATCTGA